A single genomic interval of Nostoc commune NIES-4072 harbors:
- a CDS encoding peptidoglycan-binding domain-containing protein → MTNKTLSFLNLLFGLKQSRRYFPDEKQVCVFNKRPILYRGFSPNSAQESINELQERLQAQGFLSSISGKFDLETEEAVIKFQKANNLHVDGIVGPLSWSCLFYPKLYRNQKSMSPKLQDAVKELQIILNEEGFFKKEPDGYFSRETERGVKRFQRTYGLKDDGIVGAATWAVLLGMRQKIDNKSFLQLIYFLPPQSWFLWEQFLMISFIMLGIYYSPIPGDDPEWNTALATAYGLTCIVPFLLECLPIKSSKQSSLPLLQYAPYVLTGIFWKPIINFLGTLFN, encoded by the coding sequence ATGACAAATAAAACACTTAGCTTTCTAAACCTCTTGTTTGGACTAAAACAATCCCGACGTTATTTTCCAGACGAAAAACAAGTCTGTGTATTCAATAAACGTCCTATATTATACCGAGGCTTTTCACCAAACTCTGCACAGGAATCAATCAATGAACTGCAAGAGAGACTTCAAGCTCAGGGTTTTCTGTCAAGTATTAGTGGTAAATTTGACTTAGAAACAGAAGAGGCTGTAATCAAATTTCAAAAAGCCAATAATCTTCATGTAGATGGAATAGTTGGGCCACTGAGTTGGTCTTGCCTTTTCTACCCAAAGCTTTACCGCAATCAAAAAAGTATGTCTCCAAAATTACAGGATGCAGTTAAGGAACTGCAAATTATTCTTAATGAAGAAGGGTTTTTCAAAAAAGAACCTGACGGGTATTTTAGTCGTGAAACTGAAAGAGGCGTTAAACGCTTTCAAAGAACTTATGGACTGAAAGATGATGGCATCGTTGGGGCTGCAACTTGGGCTGTCCTTTTGGGAATGCGACAAAAAATAGACAACAAAAGCTTTCTCCAGTTAATTTATTTTCTACCACCACAGTCCTGGTTTTTATGGGAGCAGTTTTTAATGATCTCTTTCATTATGTTGGGTATTTATTATAGCCCTATACCAGGAGATGATCCTGAATGGAATACAGCTTTAGCAACTGCTTATGGGCTTACCTGTATAGTGCCTTTTCTCTTGGAGTGTTTACCGATAAAGTCGTCGAAGCAGTCAAGCTTACCGCTTTTACAATACGCTCCTTATGTGTTGACTGGTATCTTTTGGAAACCAATTATCAATTTCCTGGGGACATTGTTTAATTAA
- a CDS encoding GAF domain-containing protein: MGQPQKPIAAEQQILSLGRVLQSLREEDDVDVLIETTISYLKEQFDYKLIWIALYDRLNHILFGKGGITPDRDTSFLRQRVVLSPGDLLEQAVIEQRPLGIADLQTEIRAAEWQKIAEKFHIKGTIILPICYKDRCLGVLLLGSERWGYLLAGEAKARLMMVLGELGAVVYQNEMDLQQKQIKRTDEPLLELLENLRTLSNLNQRLEATVQATHKFVSPNRTNVYWFEREGRYFWCRMSNQLVKIDRNSSSQQAAGMTVQELSDFYYALTVNQIVSIGDARSSLKSHFTAKLLQRLKVRSLLAAPIIWQKNLLGFLAVESNEPRIWTETDKNFVQGAAGLISLVATTESMESTIKQIQEDAQLTSQVAQGIYSEHDLQETLDNCAKRVLARLAATRFLLLQYDPEQNNYQFIYQSQPYNRRPLAFALNTLKELDGQLLQRSTQAVEIENLDEDLRFFNWRPLLLESGVRSLLISKCTHDHIPAALLVITHDSYHSWTTLEKELVWAVSQQIGVIVRQWQLHNRTTQQQKTSQAFEQCLRILTQSQNSKIEVGKKHLERTALEQIASILGCPLAVLLSWSPGESWAEIIPGVVDNSLFGIFSDASIPIQTEALIQWALATESYLTLNVDNLPPKTRKWLNTPDKGQILVMALRTNTDYEITGVVLLADYQERHWSEQNLSATATLISQLAWWRREKLITRLLESTTEDLRQLNWYKHRRLEEIQRITALSLKQIHALGIPANELTQMRYELLLRQLDHTAASMSGMLKLEQWQLHVSWETMPIASLLKRSLERIENLLKQHKLWIGVHGLGQQIEEQSPNNSSLARGIPTSSAQSAMAIAGDIVKIELVIHELLINACNYSQSGGRIDIWCRRLDPSKSSDSKHSYESGATEHQTSLELSITYNGAIKPQLLTELHDNRPKDVLAPSKLDQPPGLHLLICQNLMQVLGGELNFYQLPDNRVVSRLLLTLVDHNS; the protein is encoded by the coding sequence ATGGGGCAGCCGCAAAAACCTATAGCCGCCGAACAGCAGATCCTCTCATTAGGGCGCGTCCTCCAGAGCCTCAGAGAAGAAGATGATGTTGACGTTCTGATTGAAACTACTATTTCTTATCTTAAAGAACAGTTTGATTACAAACTGATTTGGATTGCTCTTTACGATCGCCTGAATCACATATTATTCGGCAAAGGTGGCATCACACCCGATCGTGACACGAGCTTTTTACGCCAAAGGGTTGTTCTCAGTCCTGGGGATTTATTAGAGCAAGCGGTGATTGAACAGCGTCCCTTAGGCATAGCTGATTTGCAAACTGAAATTCGCGCTGCTGAATGGCAAAAAATTGCTGAAAAATTCCATATTAAAGGAACGATCATTTTACCAATTTGTTATAAAGACCGTTGTTTAGGTGTGCTGTTACTGGGTTCAGAACGCTGGGGCTATTTACTGGCAGGGGAAGCAAAAGCACGTTTGATGATGGTTTTAGGCGAACTGGGGGCAGTGGTTTATCAAAATGAGATGGATTTGCAGCAAAAGCAAATCAAGCGAACCGACGAGCCATTATTAGAATTGCTAGAAAATTTACGCACCCTTAGTAACCTTAATCAAAGACTTGAAGCTACGGTGCAAGCAACTCATAAATTTGTCTCTCCCAACCGGACAAATGTTTACTGGTTTGAGCGAGAGGGGCGCTACTTTTGGTGTCGGATGAGCAATCAACTGGTGAAAATTGATCGTAATTCTAGCAGTCAGCAAGCGGCGGGAATGACTGTGCAGGAGTTGAGCGACTTTTATTATGCTTTGACAGTTAACCAAATTGTTTCGATTGGTGATGCCCGCAGTTCTTTAAAGAGTCATTTTACGGCAAAATTGCTGCAACGCTTGAAGGTGCGATCGCTCTTGGCAGCTCCGATAATCTGGCAAAAAAACTTACTTGGTTTTCTGGCGGTAGAAAGCAATGAACCTCGAATCTGGACGGAGACAGACAAAAATTTTGTCCAAGGTGCTGCTGGCTTAATTTCTCTGGTCGCAACTACCGAAAGCATGGAAAGCACTATCAAACAGATTCAAGAGGATGCCCAACTGACTAGTCAAGTTGCTCAAGGTATCTATAGCGAACATGACCTTCAGGAAACTTTAGACAACTGTGCTAAAAGAGTTTTAGCTCGATTAGCTGCTACGCGCTTTTTGCTATTGCAGTATGATCCTGAACAGAATAATTATCAATTTATTTACCAAAGTCAGCCCTATAATCGCCGACCGTTGGCATTTGCCCTTAATACTCTCAAAGAGTTAGATGGGCAGCTTTTACAACGTTCAACTCAAGCGGTGGAAATTGAGAATTTAGATGAAGATTTACGCTTTTTTAATTGGCGTCCCTTGTTGTTAGAAAGTGGAGTGCGATCGCTACTTATTTCTAAATGCACTCACGATCATATACCAGCAGCGCTTCTAGTCATCACTCACGACAGCTATCATTCTTGGACAACTTTAGAAAAAGAATTAGTATGGGCCGTTAGTCAACAGATTGGTGTAATTGTTCGCCAGTGGCAATTACATAACCGCACGACCCAGCAGCAAAAGACTTCCCAGGCATTTGAGCAATGCCTACGCATACTGACACAATCCCAAAATAGCAAAATCGAGGTAGGTAAAAAACATTTAGAACGTACAGCACTCGAACAAATAGCATCGATTCTAGGTTGTCCCTTAGCAGTACTGCTATCCTGGTCGCCTGGTGAAAGTTGGGCAGAAATTATCCCTGGAGTGGTTGACAATAGCCTATTTGGGATTTTTTCCGATGCATCTATTCCTATCCAGACTGAGGCACTAATTCAGTGGGCACTTGCCACAGAGAGTTATCTGACTTTGAACGTAGATAATTTACCTCCCAAAACTCGAAAATGGTTGAATACTCCAGACAAAGGTCAAATTTTGGTAATGGCATTACGTACCAATACTGATTATGAAATTACGGGTGTAGTGTTATTAGCAGATTATCAAGAGCGTCACTGGTCTGAACAAAACCTCAGTGCAACTGCAACTCTGATTTCTCAATTAGCCTGGTGGCGTCGTGAAAAGCTAATTACCCGACTTTTAGAATCCACAACAGAAGATTTACGACAACTCAACTGGTACAAACATCGCCGCTTAGAAGAAATCCAAAGAATAACAGCGCTATCCCTTAAACAAATACATGCTTTGGGTATTCCTGCTAATGAACTGACTCAGATGCGCTACGAATTATTGCTGCGGCAATTAGATCATACAGCTGCCTCCATGAGTGGAATGCTAAAACTTGAGCAATGGCAGCTCCATGTAAGTTGGGAAACTATGCCCATAGCCAGTTTACTAAAGCGATCGCTCGAACGCATTGAAAATTTACTTAAACAGCATAAGCTGTGGATTGGTGTACATGGTTTGGGACAACAGATTGAAGAACAATCGCCAAATAATTCTTCACTCGCTAGAGGTATTCCTACCTCCAGCGCTCAATCCGCAATGGCGATCGCAGGTGATATTGTCAAAATTGAGTTAGTTATCCATGAGTTATTGATCAATGCCTGTAACTATTCTCAAAGCGGCGGCAGAATTGATATTTGGTGTCGTCGTTTAGATCCGTCAAAATCTTCAGATTCAAAGCATTCTTATGAAAGTGGAGCGACTGAACATCAGACATCTCTAGAACTGTCGATTACATATA
- a CDS encoding NACHT C-terminal helical domain 2-containing protein yields MMKYCEIFHNWQLSPEQIKLLLKQYRDGNRLLVDCLNNATSNVSPEVRSHIEDTLLLPIAEIEKRPFKN; encoded by the coding sequence ATGATGAAATATTGTGAAATTTTTCACAATTGGCAGTTAAGTCCTGAGCAAATAAAGCTGCTACTAAAGCAGTATAGAGATGGTAATAGATTACTTGTCGATTGCCTAAATAACGCTACTTCTAATGTATCTCCTGAAGTCCGATCGCACATCGAAGACACCCTACTCTTACCCATCGCTGAAATAGAAAAACGACCATTCAAAAATTAA
- a CDS encoding TROVE domain-containing protein, whose protein sequence is MNYNFFTKNKTTTPQNQPIPGREAEMVQGRSGGWMFDAGIWKMLRRCLLVGTAKSTYYAGKQELTEDFVTVVRLAVAENPGRVAEEIIYASDGRAINNSAPILALVLLSMGEAPEAKQTFGEIFPQIVRTGSHFYEWLNYTKSLRGFGKVVREAGKTWLSREDVKGLAYQLLKYQQRQGFSHRDALRLFHVKPPTENHRQLFEWVVRGWEELPADIPSEALAQIWWYEWLKRNPTQTHEAISQGRLTHEMAAPVGKMDKLAWQLLFQEMPIGAMLRNLGSLTELGVLRADENANLQQVEAVLNRREHLRKGRIHPIDVLKALKTYQCGGTLGRSKKTWNPVPRIVDILEKAVELSFDVVQPTGKVFMHAVDVSGSMGSLVADMGLTCCEIATTMALVTAKAEKNYMIRGFATEFRELGITAKDSFSSAVRKASNQNFGGTDASVAYDWMIKNKFKADVVCFWTDSESWAGYKHPSQALKEYRKKVNPNVKAVYVTLTPYQITLVDPEDSLSWDLAGFDPGTPRIIQMLATGEL, encoded by the coding sequence ATGAATTACAATTTTTTCACGAAAAATAAGACTACAACACCCCAAAATCAACCTATCCCCGGACGAGAAGCCGAAATGGTTCAGGGACGTTCCGGCGGCTGGATGTTTGATGCTGGCATTTGGAAAATGCTGCGCCGTTGTCTTTTAGTTGGCACAGCAAAAAGCACTTACTACGCTGGCAAACAGGAATTAACTGAAGATTTTGTGACAGTTGTAAGACTTGCTGTTGCCGAAAATCCCGGCCGTGTAGCAGAAGAAATTATCTATGCTAGCGATGGACGCGCCATCAATAACAGTGCGCCTATCTTGGCTTTAGTGTTGCTGTCGATGGGTGAAGCACCAGAAGCAAAACAGACATTTGGTGAAATCTTTCCACAAATTGTCCGCACTGGTAGCCACTTCTACGAATGGTTGAACTACACCAAATCTCTGCGGGGATTTGGCAAAGTAGTGCGGGAAGCTGGTAAAACTTGGCTCTCAAGGGAAGATGTCAAGGGTTTAGCTTATCAACTGTTGAAATATCAACAGCGTCAAGGCTTCTCCCACCGAGATGCGTTGCGGTTGTTCCATGTCAAACCGCCTACAGAAAATCACCGTCAACTATTTGAGTGGGTAGTTAGAGGCTGGGAAGAATTGCCAGCAGATATCCCCTCAGAGGCATTGGCGCAGATTTGGTGGTATGAGTGGCTCAAGCGGAATCCCACCCAAACCCATGAAGCTATTTCCCAAGGACGCTTAACCCACGAAATGGCTGCACCTGTGGGCAAAATGGACAAGCTTGCTTGGCAGCTGCTATTTCAGGAAATGCCAATAGGTGCAATGTTACGTAACTTGGGTTCTTTAACTGAACTGGGTGTGTTGCGAGCTGATGAAAACGCTAATTTGCAGCAAGTGGAAGCAGTTCTTAATCGTAGAGAACATCTGCGTAAAGGTCGCATCCATCCGATTGATGTTTTGAAAGCACTCAAAACATATCAATGTGGTGGAACATTAGGACGCAGTAAGAAAACTTGGAACCCAGTTCCTCGGATTGTGGACATTTTAGAAAAGGCGGTTGAACTGTCTTTTGATGTTGTGCAACCCACAGGTAAAGTATTCATGCACGCCGTGGATGTTTCTGGTTCTATGGGTAGCTTAGTTGCAGATATGGGACTAACTTGTTGTGAAATTGCCACCACAATGGCACTGGTAACAGCAAAAGCAGAGAAAAACTACATGATTCGCGGCTTTGCTACGGAATTCCGGGAATTGGGTATCACCGCCAAAGATAGTTTTAGTTCTGCGGTTCGCAAAGCTAGCAACCAAAACTTCGGTGGAACGGATGCATCTGTAGCTTACGACTGGATGATTAAGAATAAGTTTAAAGCAGATGTAGTCTGCTTTTGGACTGATTCAGAAAGCTGGGCTGGGTATAAGCATCCAAGTCAAGCGCTGAAGGAGTACCGCAAAAAGGTAAACCCTAACGTTAAGGCGGTGTATGTCACCTTAACACCTTACCAAATTACTTTGGTAGATCCTGAAGATTCGCTGTCTTGGGATTTGGCAGGGTTCGACCCAGGTACACCTCGAATCATTCAGATGCTAGCTACGGGTGAATTGTAG
- a CDS encoding tetratricopeptide repeat protein: MPNQSEGWNLPKSWNRRILQDWEIDRLLTNLEVTLQKRYRQSTRKDLLLGLLCGYSLKKIGQDLHKENGVVRAGLTNIYRDIEALTGEANKSVKSSNLAYVLEKHGYRRGSVVSAIQRRDIPHNLPAPTYTQFIGREADMKKLLERLSSVHGAHMITVHGIGGVGKTALVLAAAYLCLKASNENSSEAPKFDAIIFTSAKQQELIPTNSILWRQQGQRNLRDIFREIANALNDPTILQSPPNDQFDRVRQILSKRRTLLIVDNMETIEDRDEVIEFLYNLPICIKVIITSREQIALLPIRLRNLPPDDGLQLIRQQAEEKGISINDEDSKQLYDRTGGIPLAIVYSIGQLSSGYSLNLRAVLYWCKDQDRYEAVRDLWMLLIHYANVYAYWDDRLDWLQWLIEQSERRGEWSSFVKIIVRKSWLLIRECSSVSLKEADKILRRTWILRDHADLCVQADLAESMARLQIRQKDYQDARHWLTVEEKLVIEANLEERQHIRYFIPVLYHRAEILYLEGEYSLAKKLFQDVMQSAEKISWHRVINSARNWLADIAIEQGDRNEAEKLLIQGFTVAEMTHNKRRLARYQRSLARWEKKWGSAEKAYQLSIKAIDGFKLLGMTRDAQEMQIFLDSP, from the coding sequence ATGCCAAATCAGTCAGAAGGTTGGAATTTACCTAAAAGTTGGAATCGCAGGATTTTGCAGGACTGGGAGATAGACCGACTACTGACTAATTTGGAGGTTACGCTTCAAAAGCGTTACAGACAAAGTACCAGGAAAGACCTGTTACTTGGGTTACTCTGTGGGTACAGCTTGAAAAAGATTGGTCAAGATTTGCACAAAGAAAATGGTGTTGTCAGAGCAGGGTTAACCAATATCTATCGGGATATCGAAGCTTTGACAGGAGAAGCAAATAAAAGCGTCAAGTCAAGTAATCTTGCCTATGTTTTGGAAAAGCATGGTTATCGTAGAGGATCTGTTGTATCTGCTATCCAACGCCGTGATATCCCCCACAATCTGCCAGCACCGACTTACACCCAGTTTATTGGTCGGGAGGCAGATATGAAAAAGCTATTAGAACGTCTTTCGTCGGTGCATGGCGCTCACATGATCACAGTACATGGCATTGGTGGCGTAGGTAAAACGGCACTGGTGTTAGCAGCTGCTTACCTGTGCTTAAAAGCTAGTAACGAAAACTCTTCTGAAGCACCCAAATTTGATGCGATTATTTTTACTTCAGCCAAACAACAAGAACTTATTCCCACTAATAGTATATTGTGGCGGCAACAGGGACAGCGTAATCTACGCGATATCTTTCGAGAAATTGCTAATGCTTTAAACGACCCGACAATTCTTCAATCTCCTCCCAATGACCAATTTGATCGTGTACGCCAAATTCTCTCAAAACGGAGAACACTGTTGATTGTGGACAATATGGAGACTATAGAGGATAGGGATGAGGTTATTGAATTTTTATATAATCTACCCATTTGCATCAAAGTAATAATTACTAGCCGCGAACAAATTGCCTTGCTGCCAATCCGTCTGCGAAACTTACCACCAGATGATGGTTTGCAGTTGATTCGACAACAAGCTGAAGAAAAAGGTATAAGCATCAACGATGAAGACTCGAAGCAACTATACGATCGCACAGGCGGAATCCCTTTGGCGATCGTATATTCAATTGGTCAATTATCCAGTGGCTACTCCTTAAACCTACGGGCAGTACTTTATTGGTGTAAAGACCAAGACCGCTATGAAGCAGTTAGAGATTTATGGATGCTCTTGATCCACTATGCAAATGTCTATGCCTATTGGGACGATCGCTTAGATTGGCTGCAATGGCTCATAGAACAATCAGAACGGCGTGGTGAATGGTCTTCTTTCGTAAAAATCATTGTCCGCAAAAGCTGGCTACTAATTCGAGAGTGTTCATCTGTGAGTCTCAAAGAAGCAGATAAAATTTTGCGGCGGACGTGGATTTTACGCGATCATGCAGATTTATGTGTTCAGGCTGACTTAGCCGAAAGTATGGCTAGGCTACAAATTAGACAAAAGGATTATCAAGATGCCCGCCACTGGCTAACGGTAGAAGAAAAATTGGTGATCGAGGCGAATCTAGAGGAACGACAGCACATCCGCTATTTTATTCCCGTTCTTTACCATCGGGCTGAAATCCTTTATTTAGAAGGAGAATATTCTTTGGCAAAGAAGCTTTTCCAAGATGTGATGCAAAGTGCAGAAAAAATTAGTTGGCATCGAGTAATCAATTCTGCTAGAAATTGGCTAGCTGATATTGCTATCGAACAAGGCGATCGCAATGAAGCTGAAAAGCTATTAATTCAAGGTTTCACTGTCGCTGAAATGACCCACAATAAGCGGCGTTTAGCTCGCTATCAGCGTTCTCTTGCCCGTTGGGAGAAAAAGTGGGGAAGTGCAGAGAAAGCCTACCAATTGTCAATTAAGGCTATTGATGGTTTTAAGCTCTTAGGAATGACACGGGATGCACAAGAGATGCAAATTTTCCTTGATTCTCCATAA
- a CDS encoding quinone-dependent dihydroorotate dehydrogenase, translating to MDIYKFAIRPLLFNVVKADSEWLHQQTIRSFSWLSQTPASWLNQRLQKSLCLYDSRLEQNLFGLNFPNPVGLAAGFDKDGVAANIWSNLGFGFAELGTVTFHAQLGNPRPRLFRLPLDKAALNRMGFNNRGAAAMAARLIQEKQKLTQSIPIGINLGKSKVTPLEAAAQDYLDSFRYLKDLGDYFVVNVSSPNTPGLRSLQDASMLSSILNLLQQENTTQKPIFVKIAPDLDWVAIADIISLAKTYQLAGIIATNTTISRDGLKTQVIDQTGKSPQDEAGGISGEPLRDRSTEVIRFIWQQTQGQIPIIGVGGIFSAEDAWEKITAGASLIQVYTGWIYEGPLMVRRILAGLLVLLEQSGLNSINEAVGLQTRIQKF from the coding sequence ATGGATATTTATAAATTTGCCATTCGTCCGCTTTTGTTCAATGTGGTAAAAGCCGATTCAGAGTGGTTACACCAGCAGACGATTCGCAGTTTTAGCTGGCTATCGCAAACCCCTGCTAGTTGGTTAAATCAACGCTTACAAAAATCTTTATGTCTGTACGATTCACGCTTAGAACAAAATTTGTTTGGGCTAAACTTCCCAAATCCGGTAGGGTTAGCAGCTGGTTTCGATAAGGATGGAGTAGCTGCTAACATTTGGTCTAACCTGGGTTTTGGCTTTGCGGAATTAGGAACTGTAACTTTTCACGCACAGCTAGGAAATCCGCGTCCGCGTTTGTTTCGCTTGCCGTTGGACAAAGCTGCTCTCAATCGGATGGGCTTTAATAATCGCGGTGCAGCAGCAATGGCGGCACGTTTGATACAGGAAAAGCAGAAGTTAACCCAGTCAATACCCATAGGGATAAATTTGGGTAAATCTAAGGTAACTCCTCTAGAAGCAGCCGCACAGGATTATCTCGATAGTTTTCGCTACCTCAAGGATTTGGGAGATTATTTTGTTGTTAATGTCTCTTCTCCCAATACACCGGGGTTGCGATCGCTCCAAGATGCTTCTATGCTCAGTTCCATATTGAATTTATTGCAACAAGAAAATACTACACAAAAGCCAATTTTTGTCAAGATAGCGCCAGATTTGGATTGGGTTGCGATCGCTGACATTATTTCTTTGGCTAAAACCTACCAACTAGCAGGAATTATCGCCACTAATACCACCATCAGCCGTGATGGACTTAAAACCCAGGTGATTGACCAAACAGGCAAATCACCCCAGGATGAAGCTGGCGGAATTAGCGGTGAACCATTGCGCGATCGCTCCACTGAGGTAATTCGTTTTATTTGGCAGCAAACCCAAGGACAAATCCCGATTATTGGCGTTGGTGGCATCTTTTCTGCTGAAGATGCTTGGGAGAAAATTACTGCTGGTGCTAGTTTGATCCAGGTTTATACAGGCTGGATTTACGAAGGCCCACTGATGGTTCGCCGGATTTTAGCAGGTTTGCTTGTCCTACTAGAACAAAGCGGCTTAAATTCCATCAACGAAGCTGTAGGTTTACAAACAAGAATTCAAAAATTCTAA
- a CDS encoding PEP-CTERM sorting domain-containing protein (PEP-CTERM proteins occur, often in large numbers, in the proteomes of bacteria that also encode an exosortase, a predicted intramembrane cysteine proteinase. The presence of a PEP-CTERM domain at a protein's C-terminus predicts cleavage within the sorting domain, followed by covalent anchoring to some some component of the (usually Gram-negative) cell surface. Many PEP-CTERM proteins exhibit an unusual sequence composition that includes large numbers of potential glycosylation sites. Expression of one such protein has been shown restore the ability of a bacterium to form floc, a type of biofilm.) → MSFTFISNPNSLKLGLTGMLGSVALLLTGTTSAHAVNITATLTADNHYGLYYGQEDGSGLTFVGRNEKGETGDPGQYNWSLPETFNFNANNGDYLYVLAWDDGFPQSWIGEFKLPSGVSLLSNTSDWVYTIGSGANPGVFGDVPLLTTVASEIGSATWSIPQASAPQGTSPWFTIPGISSQANFIWHDSLNDDSSSDRNYAIFRTKVAITSVPEPSTLSAIAVAGVMGWMIKRKQKASQAE, encoded by the coding sequence ATGAGTTTTACTTTCATTTCAAATCCTAATTCTCTCAAACTTGGACTAACAGGGATGTTAGGATCAGTTGCTTTATTGTTAACTGGAACAACTTCGGCCCACGCTGTCAATATTACAGCAACCCTGACAGCAGATAACCATTATGGCCTTTACTACGGTCAAGAGGATGGTAGCGGGTTGACATTTGTTGGTAGAAACGAGAAGGGTGAAACTGGCGATCCTGGCCAATATAACTGGTCTTTGCCTGAAACCTTCAATTTCAACGCCAATAACGGAGACTACTTGTACGTCCTAGCTTGGGATGATGGCTTCCCACAAAGCTGGATAGGCGAGTTCAAATTGCCTAGTGGCGTTTCACTCTTATCAAATACCAGCGATTGGGTATACACAATTGGTAGTGGTGCAAATCCAGGTGTGTTTGGTGATGTTCCTTTATTAACAACTGTCGCTAGCGAAATAGGTAGCGCAACTTGGAGTATTCCCCAAGCATCGGCTCCCCAAGGAACTTCTCCTTGGTTTACCATTCCAGGTATATCTTCGCAAGCAAACTTTATATGGCATGACTCGCTCAACGACGACTCTAGTAGCGATCGCAATTATGCTATCTTCAGAACGAAAGTAGCGATTACCTCTGTTCCTGAACCCAGTACTCTTAGTGCCATAGCAGTTGCTGGTGTCATGGGATGGATGATCAAGCGCAAGCAAAAAGCCTCTCAAGCAGAATAA